A stretch of the Amia ocellicauda isolate fAmiCal2 chromosome 10, fAmiCal2.hap1, whole genome shotgun sequence genome encodes the following:
- the rab9b gene encoding ras-related protein Rab-9B: MSGKSLLLKVILLGDGGVGKSSLMNRYVTDRFDSQSFHTIGVEFLNRDLEVDGRLVTLQIWDTAGQERFKSLRTPFYRGADCCLLTFALDDAQSFRNLGCWKKEFVFYSDVCDPERFPFVVLGNKVDQEERQVGVEEARAWCQDNGGCPYFETSAKDDTNVGEAFEAAVRQVLAGEEALEHSLLGSAIDLHGNRKASRSSCC; encoded by the coding sequence ATGAGTGGGAAGAGTCTCCTGCTGAAGGTGATCCTGCTGGGTGATGGTGGTGTGGGCAAGAGCTCGCTGATGAACCGCTATGTGACAGACCGCTTCGACTCGCAGTCCTTCCACACCATCGGCGTGGAGTTCCTGAACCGCGACCTGGAGGTGGACGGCCGCCTGGTCACCCTACAGATCTGGGACACGGCTGGGCAGGAGCGCTTCAAGAGCCTGCGCACACCCTTCTACCGGGGTGCGGACTGCTGCCTCCTCACCTTCGCACTGGACGACGCACAGAGCTTCCGCAACCTGGGCTGCTGGAAGAAGGAGTTTGTGTTTTACTCCGACGTGTGTGACCCTGAGCGCTTCCCCTTCGTGGTGCTGGGCAACAAGGTGGACCAGGAGGAGCGGCAGGTGGGAGTGGAGGAAGCTCGGGCCTGGTGCCAGGATAACGGTGGCTGCCCCTACTTCGAGACCAGCGCCAAGGATGACACCAATGTAGGCGAGGCATTCGAGGCGGCCGTGCGGCAGGTGCTGGCTGGGGAGGAGGCACTGGAGCACTCCCTGCTGGGCAGTGCCATCGACCTGCATGGCAACCGCAAAGCCAGCCGGTCATCCTGCTGCTGA
- the LOC136760112 gene encoding exocyst complex component 1: MDRDISSNSLASCTEGVAGRMVQHVLMELREVCMAEEQFLSTFFALDRGEQDNGCSPGAEAPAGTPGCGADPAQASVWPENRRRPCSWFKVSGSSFLAGGSPGDSDCVQGVLGCVEPRLSALISLCLKSEPLSCLKVLKTAGQHLPSALSSPSTSVYCSLLHSSLQLGQQSLQAHTESLCREIESHRVSRKARMGVLPFVCRLEEFVCEGERVLGGEVQRWGLDAAYTQLFSAVFRSLESLSSQSLRTNPLVVKLLNFHRLCHFLSRLGLSGLEAQRDEARRRSAHYLREYITTYLGQPFGTLGEFLCGVRVCLAHGVREEEVCFQLAYSKQELRRAVERCPGRAVRRALETVYSRVSRHLAEDESLLQVVWKAIEEELVAQCRGFEELIQKCYPVARISLDFTVQHLLEYCRPDRQNTQT; this comes from the exons ATGGACAGAGACATCAGCAGCAACTCTCTGGCATCCTGCACAGAGGGGGTAGCAGGCAGG ATGGTGCAGCATGTGCTGATGGAGTTGCGGGAGGTGTGCATGGCAGAGGAGCAGTTCCTGTCCACTTTCTTTGCCTTGGACAGAGGGGAGCAGGACAACGGCTGTAGCCCTGGCGCCGAG GCCCCTGCTGGGACACCAGGCTGTGGAGCTGACCCAGCACAGGCCAGCGT CTGGCCAGAGAATAGGAGGAGGCCGTGCAGCTGGTTCAAGGTGTCGGGCAGCTCTTTTCTGGCAGGAGGCAGCCCAGGTGACTCGGACTGTGTGCAGGGGGTGCTGGGCTGTGTGGAGCCCCGGCTGAGCGCTCTGATCAGTTTGTGTTTGAAGAGCGAGCCGCTCAGCTGCCTGAAGGTACTAAAGACAGCAGGACAGCACCTGCCCAGTGCCCTGTCCAGCCCTTCCACCTCCGTCTACTGCTCCCTGCTCCACAGCAGCCTGCAGCTGGGCCAGCAAAGCCTGCAAGCACATACT GAGTCTCTGTGCCGGGAAATCGAGAGCCACCGCGTTTCCAGGAAGGCACGGATGGGGGTGCTTCCATTTGTGTGTCGGCTGGaagagtttgtgtgtgaggGGGAGCGTGTGCTGGGTGGGGAGGTGCAGCGCTGGGGGCTGGACGCCGCGTACACACAGCTGTTCTCCGCCGTGTTCAGGAGCT TGGAGAGCCTATCTTCCCAGAGCCTGCGGACAAACCCCCTGGTGGTCAAGCTGCTGAACTTCCACCGGCTATGTCACTTCCTGTCCCGCTTGGGGCTGTCAGGGCTGGAGGCCCAGCGAGATGAGGCCAGGAGAAGGAGCGCTCACTACCTGCGGGAGTACATCACTACATATCTGGGCCAGCCATTCGGCACACTTGGA GAGTTCCTGTGTGGGGTGCGTGTATGTTTGGCTCACGGGGTGCGAGAGGAAGAGGTGTGTTTCCAGCTGGCGTACAGCAAGCAGGAACTGCGCAGGGCAGTGGAGCGCTGCCCTGGGCGAGCCGTGCGCCGGGCACTGGAGACAGTGTACAGCAGGGTGAGCAGACACCTGGCCGAGGACGAGAGCCTGCTGCAG GTGGTGTGGAAGGCCATTGAGGAGGAACTGGTGGCGCAGTGTCGTGGGTTTGAGGAGCTCATCCAGAAGTGTTACCCTGTGGCCAGGATCTCACTGGACTTCACTGTGCAGCACCTGCTGGAGTACTGCAGACCAGACAGACAGAACACCCAGACATAG